A DNA window from Pseudomonas wuhanensis contains the following coding sequences:
- a CDS encoding YnfA family protein codes for MLNYLWFFLAALFEIAGCFAFWMWLRQGRSAWWVIPALLSLILFAVLLTRVEASYAGRAYAAYGGIYIIASIGWLAVVERIRPLGSDWIGVALCVIGASVILFGPRFSVS; via the coding sequence ATGCTCAATTACCTGTGGTTTTTCCTCGCCGCGCTGTTCGAAATCGCCGGCTGCTTCGCCTTCTGGATGTGGCTGCGCCAGGGTAGAAGCGCTTGGTGGGTCATTCCGGCGTTGCTCAGCCTGATTTTGTTCGCTGTGTTGCTGACCCGGGTCGAAGCGAGCTACGCCGGCCGCGCCTATGCCGCCTACGGTGGCATCTACATCATTGCGTCGATCGGCTGGCTGGCGGTGGTCGAGCGGATTCGTCCACTGGGCTCGGACTGGATTGGCGTGGCGCTGTGTGTGATCGGGGCGAGTGTCATTCTGTTTGGCCCACGCTTTTCCGTTTCCTGA
- a CDS encoding YkgJ family cysteine cluster protein, with the protein MKCREGCGACCIAPSISSPIPGMPNGKAAGERCVQLSADNLCSIFGEPERPAVCSAFEADVEVCGSSSDEAIKLLGWWEQMTAA; encoded by the coding sequence ATGAAATGCCGTGAAGGCTGTGGCGCCTGTTGCATTGCCCCTTCCATCAGTTCGCCGATTCCCGGCATGCCCAATGGCAAAGCCGCTGGAGAACGTTGCGTACAGCTGTCCGCCGATAACCTGTGCAGTATTTTCGGCGAGCCGGAACGTCCTGCGGTGTGTTCGGCATTTGAAGCCGATGTCGAGGTCTGCGGAAGCAGCAGCGACGAAGCGATCAAGTTGCTGGGCTGGTGGGAGCAAATGACGGCCGCGTGA
- a CDS encoding DUF3309 family protein: protein MGTILIVILILLLIGGLPVFPHSRSWGYGPSGIIGVVLVVLLILLLLGKI from the coding sequence ATGGGCACAATTCTTATCGTTATTCTTATCCTGTTGTTGATAGGTGGCTTGCCGGTCTTCCCGCACTCCAGAAGTTGGGGTTACGGCCCGTCCGGTATCATCGGCGTGGTGTTGGTGGTGCTGTTGATCCTGCTGCTACTTGGCAAGATATAA
- a CDS encoding LTA synthase family protein, producing MANSDALSQQRASSRLLQPTVKSHLAYTLLCALVMMVMFSLLRVALLVYNSSMILDTPASTFLEAFANGLRFDLRLVVYLCIPLLLALFSARAMAARGFFRLWLTVASSIALFLGLMEMDFYREFHQRLNGLVFQYVKEDPKTVMSMLWYGFPVVRYLLAWAVGTLILTLAFKGADRATRPRGPFSGGSIGTRQVAPWYARGMVFVVCLLVCVVAARGTLRQGPPMRWGDVYTTDSNFANQLGLNGTLSLIAAAKSRMSEHRDNVWKATLPQPLAQQTVRDMLLTSSDKLVDPETAAVRRNFSPDTNKTLPIKNVVVILMESFAGHSVGALGRPGEITPYFDKLSKEGLLFDRFFSNGTHTHQGMFATMACFPNLPGFEYLMQTPEGSHKLSGLPQLLSARDYDDVYVYNGDFAWDNQSGFFSNQGMTNFIGRNDFVNPVFSDPTWGVSDQDMFNRGLEELKARDGKDKKPFYALLQTLSNHTPYALPTPLPVKPVTDRGNLNEHLTAMRYSDWALGQFFEQARKEPYFKETLFVVVGDHGFGNEQQITEMDLGRFNVPMLMIGPGVQEKFGQVDHTVGTQIDIVPTIMGRIGGDVVQQCWGRDLLNLPEGDKGFGVIKPSGSDQTVALLTGDRVLVLPKEMPPKLYQYELGANPKGEVIPASADEAALKQKLESFIQTATKSLIDNTAGVVDGKPD from the coding sequence ATGGCAAACTCGGACGCCCTGAGTCAGCAGCGAGCTTCTAGTCGCCTGCTGCAACCGACCGTCAAATCGCATCTGGCCTACACACTGTTGTGTGCCCTGGTCATGATGGTCATGTTCAGCCTGCTGCGCGTGGCGCTGCTGGTCTATAACAGCTCGATGATCCTCGACACACCGGCTTCGACATTTCTGGAAGCGTTCGCCAACGGCCTGCGTTTCGACTTGCGTCTGGTGGTTTACCTCTGCATTCCGCTGCTGCTGGCATTGTTCAGCGCCCGGGCCATGGCCGCCCGCGGGTTCTTCCGGTTGTGGTTGACCGTTGCCTCGAGCATCGCGCTGTTCCTCGGCCTGATGGAGATGGACTTTTACCGCGAGTTTCACCAGCGCCTCAACGGTCTGGTCTTCCAATACGTGAAAGAAGACCCGAAAACCGTGATGAGCATGCTCTGGTACGGTTTTCCGGTGGTTCGCTACCTGTTGGCCTGGGCCGTGGGCACGTTGATCCTGACCCTCGCGTTCAAGGGCGCCGACCGCGCCACGCGTCCTCGCGGGCCGTTCAGCGGTGGCAGCATTGGTACGCGGCAGGTCGCTCCGTGGTATGCACGTGGCATGGTATTCGTAGTCTGCCTGCTGGTCTGCGTGGTCGCGGCTCGTGGCACTCTGCGTCAGGGCCCGCCAATGCGTTGGGGTGACGTTTACACCACCGACTCGAACTTCGCCAACCAGTTGGGCCTCAACGGCACGCTGTCGTTGATCGCGGCGGCCAAGAGCCGGATGTCCGAACATCGTGACAATGTCTGGAAGGCAACACTGCCACAGCCCCTGGCCCAGCAGACCGTGCGCGATATGTTACTGACCTCGAGCGACAAGCTGGTCGATCCCGAGACCGCCGCGGTGCGTCGCAATTTCAGCCCCGACACCAACAAGACACTGCCGATCAAGAACGTCGTGGTGATCCTGATGGAAAGCTTCGCCGGTCACTCGGTGGGTGCTCTGGGTCGTCCGGGTGAAATCACCCCGTACTTCGACAAACTGTCGAAAGAAGGCCTGTTGTTCGACCGATTCTTCTCCAACGGCACCCATACCCACCAGGGCATGTTCGCCACCATGGCCTGCTTCCCGAACTTGCCGGGTTTCGAGTACCTGATGCAGACGCCTGAAGGCAGCCACAAACTGTCCGGCCTGCCGCAGTTGCTCAGCGCCCGTGACTACGATGACGTGTACGTCTACAACGGCGACTTCGCCTGGGACAATCAGTCCGGCTTCTTCAGCAACCAGGGCATGACCAACTTCATCGGGCGTAATGACTTCGTCAACCCGGTGTTCTCCGATCCGACCTGGGGCGTGTCCGACCAGGACATGTTCAACCGTGGTCTGGAAGAATTGAAGGCCCGCGATGGCAAGGACAAAAAGCCGTTCTATGCCTTGCTGCAAACGCTGTCCAACCACACGCCGTACGCTTTGCCCACGCCATTGCCGGTGAAGCCTGTGACCGATCGTGGCAACCTTAACGAACACTTGACCGCCATGCGCTACTCCGACTGGGCGCTGGGTCAATTCTTCGAACAGGCCCGCAAAGAGCCGTACTTCAAGGAAACCCTGTTCGTGGTGGTCGGCGACCACGGTTTTGGCAATGAACAGCAAATTACTGAAATGGACCTGGGCCGCTTCAACGTACCGATGCTGATGATCGGGCCGGGCGTCCAGGAAAAATTCGGCCAGGTCGACCACACCGTCGGCACCCAGATTGACATCGTGCCGACCATCATGGGCCGTATCGGTGGTGACGTGGTTCAACAATGCTGGGGTCGCGATTTGCTGAACCTGCCGGAAGGCGACAAGGGTTTTGGCGTGATCAAGCCGTCGGGCAGCGATCAGACGGTTGCATTGCTTACCGGGGATCGTGTGCTGGTACTGCCCAAAGAGATGCCGCCGAAGTTGTATCAATACGAACTGGGCGCTAACCCGAAAGGTGAAGTGATCCCGGCATCGGCGGACGAAGCGGCGCTCAAGCAAAAGCTCGAGTCGTTCATTCAGACGGCCACCAAAAGCCTGATCGATAACACCGCCGGTGTAGTTGACGGCAAGCCGGACTAA
- a CDS encoding N-acetylglutaminylglutamine amidotransferase, with the protein MCGLAGELRFDHQPADLAAIERITHHLAPRGPDAWGFHSQGPIALGHRRLKIMDLSDGSAQPMIDNQLGLSLAFNGAIYNFPELRTELESLGYAFYSGGDTEVLLKGYHAWGEALLPKLNGMFAFAIWERDAKRLFIARDRLGVKPLYLSRTGQRLRFASALPALLKGGDINPILDPVALNYYLNFHAVVPAPRTLLAGIEKLPPASWMRIEADGTTEQRTWWTLPYGPHADELNLTLEDWRDRVLDSTRDAVAIRQRAAVDVGVLLSGGVDSSMLVGLLREVGVENLSTFSIGFQDAGGERGDEFQYSDLIAKHYGTQHHQLRIDEKEIIEQLPAAFRAMSEPMVSHDCIAFYLLSREVAKHCKVVQSGQGADELFAGYHWYPQVDGASDPYAAYRDAFFDRSYADYAATVQPKWLTANDAAGDFVKEHFAQPGADAAVDKALRLDSTVMLVDDPVKRVDNMTMAWGLEARTPFLDYRLVELSARVPGKFKLPDGGKQVLKEAARLVIPSEVIDRKKGYFPVPGLKHLQGDTLNWVRELLLDPSQDRGLFNPAMLDRLLTDPQGQLTPLRGSKLWQLAALNLWLSEQGI; encoded by the coding sequence ATGTGCGGATTAGCTGGAGAATTACGTTTCGACCATCAACCTGCGGACCTCGCAGCCATAGAACGAATCACCCATCACCTGGCCCCTCGCGGCCCTGATGCGTGGGGTTTCCACAGCCAGGGGCCGATTGCCCTGGGCCATCGGCGCCTGAAAATCATGGACCTGTCGGACGGCTCGGCGCAGCCGATGATCGACAACCAGCTGGGCTTGTCCCTGGCCTTCAACGGCGCGATCTACAACTTCCCGGAACTGCGCACCGAGCTGGAAAGCCTTGGTTACGCCTTCTATTCCGGCGGCGACACCGAAGTGCTGCTCAAGGGCTATCACGCCTGGGGCGAAGCCCTGTTGCCCAAACTCAACGGCATGTTCGCCTTCGCCATTTGGGAGCGCGACGCCAAGCGACTGTTCATTGCCCGCGACCGTCTCGGCGTGAAGCCGTTGTACCTGTCGCGCACCGGTCAACGTCTGCGCTTTGCCTCGGCCCTGCCGGCATTGCTCAAGGGCGGCGACATCAACCCGATTCTGGATCCAGTCGCGCTCAATTATTACCTGAATTTCCACGCGGTGGTCCCGGCCCCGCGCACCTTGCTGGCGGGCATCGAAAAACTGCCCCCGGCGAGCTGGATGCGCATCGAAGCGGACGGCACCACCGAGCAGAGAACCTGGTGGACCCTGCCCTACGGCCCACACGCCGACGAGTTGAACCTGACCCTCGAAGACTGGCGCGATCGCGTGCTCGACAGCACCCGTGATGCGGTGGCGATCCGTCAACGGGCGGCGGTGGATGTTGGCGTGCTGCTTTCCGGCGGTGTCGATTCGAGCATGCTGGTCGGTCTGTTGCGTGAAGTCGGCGTTGAAAACCTGTCGACCTTCTCCATCGGTTTCCAGGATGCCGGCGGCGAGCGCGGTGACGAGTTCCAGTATTCGGACCTGATCGCCAAGCACTACGGCACACAACATCACCAACTGCGCATCGACGAAAAAGAGATCATCGAGCAACTGCCCGCGGCATTCCGCGCCATGAGCGAGCCGATGGTCAGCCATGACTGTATCGCGTTCTATCTGCTATCGCGCGAAGTGGCCAAGCATTGCAAGGTGGTGCAAAGCGGTCAGGGCGCGGACGAGTTGTTCGCCGGGTATCACTGGTATCCGCAGGTGGACGGTGCGAGCGATCCGTACGCGGCGTATCGCGATGCGTTTTTCGACCGCAGCTACGCCGACTACGCGGCCACGGTGCAGCCGAAATGGCTGACGGCCAACGACGCGGCCGGCGACTTCGTGAAAGAGCATTTCGCTCAGCCGGGTGCCGACGCAGCCGTGGACAAAGCCTTGCGTCTGGACAGCACCGTGATGCTGGTGGACGACCCGGTCAAACGAGTCGACAACATGACCATGGCTTGGGGTCTGGAAGCGCGTACGCCGTTTCTCGACTATCGCCTGGTGGAATTGTCGGCGCGGGTGCCCGGCAAGTTCAAACTGCCGGATGGCGGCAAGCAAGTCTTGAAAGAAGCGGCGCGGCTGGTCATTCCGAGTGAAGTGATCGACCGCAAAAAAGGCTACTTCCCGGTCCCCGGCCTCAAGCATTTGCAGGGCGATACGCTGAACTGGGTGCGTGAACTGTTGCTCGATCCGAGTCAGGATCGTGGCCTGTTCAACCCCGCCATGCTCGACCGCCTGCTGACCGATCCGCAAGGTCAACTGACCCCGTTGCGCGGCTCCAAGCTGTGGCAATTGGCAGCGCTGAACCTGTGGCTCAGTGAACAAGGAATCTGA
- the csrA gene encoding carbon storage regulator CsrA, with amino-acid sequence MLVLSRVVGELISIGDNISVRVLAVNGSSVRFGVEAPQQVNVHRAEVYERIQIKQAKAKAR; translated from the coding sequence ATGCTTGTACTCAGTCGCGTTGTGGGCGAGTTGATATCCATTGGTGACAACATTTCCGTGCGGGTTCTCGCCGTCAACGGAAGCAGCGTGCGCTTCGGCGTTGAAGCGCCGCAGCAGGTCAACGTACATCGCGCCGAAGTCTATGAGCGCATCCAGATCAAACAGGCCAAAGCCAAAGCTCGTTAA
- a CDS encoding YheU family protein, with amino-acid sequence MLIPHDQLEVDTLTRLIEDFVTRDGTDNGDDTPLETRVLRVRQALTKGQALIVFDPESEQCQLMLKHDVPKHLFD; translated from the coding sequence ATGCTGATCCCCCACGACCAACTTGAAGTCGATACCCTGACCCGCCTGATCGAGGATTTCGTGACCCGCGACGGCACGGACAACGGCGATGACACACCGCTGGAAACCCGTGTCTTGCGTGTTCGCCAGGCATTGACCAAGGGCCAGGCGTTGATCGTCTTCGATCCGGAAAGCGAACAATGCCAGTTGATGCTCAAGCACGACGTGCCCAAGCATCTGTTTGACTGA
- the ngg gene encoding N-acetylglutaminylglutamine synthetase: MKPHATAYSQRLLRGQAPSYERLQARLAEDGSELSAAPIAVHCGWGRLLIGHTFPDATSLAQELLNEQPGERDIALYVAAPQQVLGLEPAQLFLDPSDTLRLWFSDYRQSTRVFRGFRIRRAQSEADWQAVNQLYQARGMLPIDASLLTPHHQGGPVYWLAEDEDSGAIIGSVMGLNHHKAFNDPENGSSLWCLAVDPQCSRPGVGEVLVRHLIEHFMSRGLSYLDLSVLHNNRQAKSLYAKLGFRNLSTFAIKRKNGINQPLFLGPGPEAEFNPYARIIVEEAHRRGIDVQVDDAQAGLFTLIHGSRRVRCRESLSDLTSAISMTLCQDKSLTHKVLKNAGLRMPVQQLAGSADDNLAFLDEHERVVVKPLDGEQGQGVAVDLRTIEEVQQAIENARTFDSRVLLESFHEGLDLRILVIGFEVVAAAIRRPAEVVGDGQHSIGALIEAQSRRRQAATSGESKIPRDHETQRTLQAAGYDYSSILPAGEHLFVRRTANLHTGGILEDVTAILHPTLVDAAVRAARALDIPMVGLDLMVPAADQPEYVFIEANERAGLANHEPQPTAERFVDLLFPHSQPAAS; this comes from the coding sequence ATGAAACCTCACGCCACGGCTTACAGCCAACGCTTGTTGCGCGGTCAGGCGCCCTCCTACGAACGCTTGCAGGCGCGCCTGGCCGAAGACGGCAGTGAATTGAGCGCCGCGCCAATCGCGGTGCATTGCGGTTGGGGCCGGCTGCTGATCGGCCATACCTTTCCCGATGCAACGAGCCTTGCCCAAGAGTTGCTCAATGAGCAGCCCGGTGAGCGGGACATCGCCTTGTACGTTGCCGCGCCCCAGCAAGTGCTGGGGCTGGAGCCGGCGCAACTGTTTCTCGACCCGTCCGACACCTTGCGCCTGTGGTTCAGCGATTACCGCCAGTCCACCCGGGTGTTTCGCGGTTTTCGCATCCGTCGAGCGCAAAGCGAAGCGGACTGGCAGGCCGTCAATCAGCTGTATCAGGCGCGCGGCATGTTGCCGATTGATGCGAGTCTGCTGACACCTCATCACCAGGGCGGCCCGGTTTACTGGCTGGCCGAAGACGAGGACAGCGGCGCGATCATCGGCAGCGTCATGGGCCTGAATCATCACAAGGCCTTCAACGACCCGGAAAACGGCAGCAGCCTGTGGTGCCTGGCGGTCGATCCGCAATGTTCCCGCCCAGGCGTCGGTGAAGTGCTGGTGCGGCACTTGATCGAACACTTCATGAGCCGTGGCCTGAGTTATCTGGACCTATCGGTGCTGCACAACAACCGTCAGGCGAAAAGTCTTTACGCCAAGCTCGGTTTTCGCAACTTGTCGACCTTCGCCATCAAGCGCAAAAACGGCATCAACCAGCCATTGTTTCTCGGCCCCGGCCCGGAAGCCGAGTTCAATCCGTATGCGCGAATCATCGTCGAGGAGGCTCATCGGCGCGGCATTGATGTGCAAGTGGATGACGCGCAAGCCGGCCTGTTTACCTTGATTCACGGCAGTCGGCGGGTACGTTGCCGCGAATCCCTGAGCGACTTGACGAGCGCCATCAGCATGACGTTGTGCCAGGACAAAAGCCTGACCCACAAGGTGCTGAAAAACGCCGGCCTTAGAATGCCCGTCCAACAACTGGCGGGGAGCGCGGACGACAATCTGGCGTTTCTCGACGAGCACGAACGGGTGGTGGTCAAACCGCTGGACGGTGAACAGGGCCAAGGGGTGGCGGTGGATTTACGCACCATCGAAGAGGTCCAGCAAGCCATCGAAAACGCCCGCACCTTCGACAGTCGAGTACTGCTGGAAAGCTTCCATGAAGGCCTCGACTTGCGGATTCTGGTGATCGGTTTTGAAGTGGTCGCCGCCGCCATTCGCCGGCCGGCGGAAGTGGTGGGCGATGGTCAGCATTCCATCGGTGCGCTGATCGAGGCCCAGAGCCGTCGCCGTCAGGCGGCGACCAGCGGGGAAAGCAAAATCCCGCGGGACCATGAGACCCAGCGCACCTTGCAGGCTGCGGGTTACGACTACAGCAGCATTCTGCCGGCCGGTGAGCATCTGTTCGTGCGGCGCACGGCGAATCTTCATACCGGCGGTATTCTTGAAGACGTCACGGCGATTCTGCATCCGACCTTGGTGGATGCGGCGGTGCGCGCGGCGCGGGCGCTGGATATTCCGATGGTCGGGCTCGACCTGATGGTGCCGGCCGCCGACCAGCCGGAGTATGTGTTTATCGAAGCCAATGAACGCGCCGGGCTGGCCAACCATGAACCGCAGCCGACGGCCGAGCGGTTTGTGGATTTGTTGTTTCCGCATAGTCAGCCGGCGGCCTCTTAG
- a CDS encoding osmoprotectant NAGGN system M42 family peptidase, translated as MTSKIPEPDLSYLQKVLLEMLAIPSPTGFTDTIVRYVAERLEELGIPFEMTRRGTIRATLKGKKNSPDRAVSAHLDTIGAAVRAIKDNGRLTLAPVGCWSSRFAEGSRVSLFTDNGVIRGSVLPLMASGHAFNTAVDEMPISWDHIELRLDAYCATRADCDSLGVSVGDFVAFDPLPEFTESGHISARHLDDKAGVAALLAALKAIVDSGEELMIDCHPLFTITEETGSGAAAALPWDVSEFVGIDIAPVAPGQHSSEHAVSVAMQDSGGPYDYHLSRHLLRLASDNELPARRDLFRYYFSDAHSAVTAGHDIRTALLAFGCDATHGYERTHIDSLAALSRLLGAYILSPPVFASDAQPATGSLDRFSHQIEHETQMESDTRVPSVDSLIGQRTDS; from the coding sequence ATGACCAGCAAAATTCCCGAACCGGACCTCAGTTACCTGCAAAAAGTCCTGCTGGAAATGCTCGCCATTCCCAGCCCCACCGGGTTCACCGACACCATCGTGCGTTACGTCGCCGAACGCCTCGAAGAGTTGGGCATTCCCTTTGAAATGACTCGTCGCGGCACCATCCGCGCCACCCTCAAGGGCAAGAAGAACAGCCCGGACCGCGCGGTATCCGCCCACCTGGACACCATTGGCGCGGCGGTTCGCGCGATCAAGGACAACGGCCGTCTGACCTTGGCGCCGGTCGGTTGCTGGTCCAGCCGTTTTGCCGAAGGCAGCCGCGTCAGTCTGTTCACCGACAATGGCGTGATTCGCGGCAGCGTGTTGCCGTTGATGGCTTCCGGGCACGCGTTCAACACCGCCGTGGATGAAATGCCGATCAGCTGGGATCACATCGAATTGCGCCTGGACGCCTACTGCGCCACCCGCGCCGATTGCGATTCGCTGGGAGTCAGCGTCGGCGATTTCGTCGCCTTCGACCCGTTGCCGGAGTTCACCGAAAGCGGCCACATCAGCGCCCGTCACCTCGATGACAAGGCCGGCGTTGCCGCACTGCTGGCGGCGCTGAAAGCGATTGTCGACAGCGGTGAAGAACTGATGATCGACTGCCATCCGCTGTTCACCATCACCGAAGAAACCGGCAGCGGTGCAGCCGCCGCCCTGCCTTGGGATGTCAGCGAATTCGTCGGCATCGACATCGCGCCAGTCGCGCCCGGCCAGCACTCCAGCGAACACGCGGTGAGTGTGGCAATGCAAGATTCCGGCGGGCCTTATGACTATCACCTGTCGCGTCACCTGCTGCGCCTGGCCAGCGACAACGAGCTGCCGGCGCGCCGCGACTTGTTCCGCTACTACTTCAGCGATGCGCATTCGGCCGTCACGGCTGGCCACGACATTCGCACCGCCCTGCTGGCCTTCGGTTGCGACGCCACTCATGGCTATGAACGTACGCACATCGACAGCCTCGCCGCCCTCAGCCGCCTGCTTGGTGCCTACATCCTCAGCCCGCCGGTATTCGCCAGCGATGCACAACCGGCCACGGGATCGCTGGACCGGTTCAGTCATCAGATCGAACACGAGACGCAGATGGAAAGCGATACGCGGGTGCCGTCGGTGGATAGTTTGATTGGGCAGCGCACAGATAGCTGA
- a CDS encoding SDR family oxidoreductase, protein MQNRMMITGAGSGLGREIALRWAREGWQLALSDVSEPGLQETLKLVREAGGDGFIQRCDVRDYSQLTAFAQACEEKLGGIDVIVNNAGVASGGFFSELSLEDWDWQIAINLMGVVKGCKAFLPLLEKSKGKIINIASMAALMQGPAMSNYNVAKAGVVALSESLLIELAHEEVSVHVVCPSFFQTNLLDSFRGPTPAMKAQVGKLLESSPISAADIADYIYQQVAAGEFLILPHEQGRMAWAIKQKDPQVLYNEMTVMADKMRAKAKQNAG, encoded by the coding sequence ATGCAAAATCGCATGATGATCACTGGCGCGGGCTCAGGCCTGGGTCGCGAAATCGCGCTGCGCTGGGCGCGTGAAGGCTGGCAGCTGGCCTTGTCGGATGTCAGTGAGCCTGGCCTGCAAGAAACCCTCAAGCTGGTTCGCGAAGCCGGCGGTGACGGTTTCATCCAGCGTTGCGATGTGCGCGACTACAGCCAGCTGACGGCGTTCGCCCAAGCCTGTGAAGAGAAGCTCGGCGGCATCGATGTCATCGTCAACAACGCCGGTGTGGCCTCGGGCGGGTTCTTCAGCGAACTGTCGCTGGAAGACTGGGACTGGCAGATCGCGATCAACCTGATGGGCGTGGTCAAGGGCTGCAAGGCCTTCCTGCCGCTGCTGGAGAAAAGTAAAGGCAAGATCATCAACATCGCCTCGATGGCGGCACTGATGCAAGGTCCGGCCATGAGTAACTACAACGTGGCCAAGGCGGGTGTGGTGGCTTTGTCCGAAAGCCTGTTGATCGAACTGGCCCATGAGGAAGTCAGCGTGCATGTAGTCTGCCCGTCATTCTTTCAGACCAACTTGCTGGACTCCTTCCGCGGCCCGACCCCGGCCATGAAGGCCCAGGTCGGTAAGTTGCTGGAAAGTTCGCCGATCAGCGCTGCTGACATTGCCGATTACATCTATCAGCAGGTCGCCGCCGGCGAGTTCTTGATTCTGCCTCACGAGCAGGGCCGCATGGCGTGGGCGATCAAACAAAAAGATCCGCAAGTGCTCTACAACGAAATGACCGTGATGGCCGACAAAATGCGCGCCAAGGCCAAACAAAACGCAGGCTGA
- a CDS encoding START domain-containing protein, with amino-acid sequence MGSLHRMAVLCGLTVLLASTAQAEEWKTAKEEEGIKVSLSEVAGSQYKAYRGVTVMKTTMAKLRALQEDVPGACAWIHECKTQKLLKHEGSQSWTYTQFNTPWPVTPRDSVLHVTTIESADGSLTRELEGQPKYLAEEKGFVRVAQVKGFWKLVPKGDQVEVTYQAHTEPGGSVPSWLANKFVVDAPFNTLKALKERAEK; translated from the coding sequence ATGGGTTCGCTGCATCGTATGGCTGTGTTGTGTGGTTTGACGGTTTTGCTGGCCTCCACGGCCCAGGCCGAAGAATGGAAAACCGCCAAGGAAGAAGAGGGCATCAAGGTGTCCTTGAGCGAAGTGGCCGGTTCCCAATACAAGGCTTACCGTGGCGTGACCGTCATGAAGACCACCATGGCCAAACTGCGTGCATTGCAGGAAGACGTGCCGGGTGCCTGTGCATGGATTCACGAGTGCAAGACTCAGAAGTTGCTCAAGCACGAAGGCAGCCAGAGCTGGACCTACACTCAGTTCAATACCCCTTGGCCGGTCACTCCTCGCGACTCCGTGTTGCATGTCACCACCATTGAAAGCGCCGATGGCAGCCTGACCCGAGAATTGGAAGGACAGCCGAAGTACCTTGCGGAAGAAAAAGGTTTTGTACGGGTCGCCCAGGTCAAAGGTTTCTGGAAGCTCGTGCCTAAAGGCGATCAAGTCGAAGTGACTTATCAGGCCCATACCGAACCCGGCGGCAGCGTGCCTTCGTGGTTGGCCAACAAGTTTGTGGTCGATGCACCGTTCAATACCCTCAAAGCCCTGAAAGAACGGGCCGAGAAGTAA